Proteins found in one Balneola sp. genomic segment:
- the gap gene encoding type I glyceraldehyde-3-phosphate dehydrogenase, with amino-acid sequence MSKIKVGINGFGRIGRMVTRAILAKYTDQIDIVGVNDLTDTKTLAHLFKYDSSQGIYAGDVSADGDTINIDSLSFKVTAERDPANLNWGDLGVDVVIESTGFFVDKDGASKHLAAGAKKVIISAPAKGEVKTVVLGVNEDVIDADTAIYSNASCTTNCLAPMVKVLDDAFGVVKGFMTTIHSYTGDQRILDAPHRDLRRARAAAINIIPTSTGAAKAVGLVLPHLNGKLDGGAVRVPTPTGSLTDFVCEVSKETTIEEVNAAFKAAAEGSLNGILEYTTDPIVSTDIIGNPHSNILDSQLTKVDGTLVKVIGWYDNEAGYANRTADLISKIV; translated from the coding sequence ATGTCTAAAATTAAAGTCGGAATAAATGGTTTTGGTCGAATTGGTAGAATGGTTACCCGCGCTATTTTAGCGAAGTATACTGATCAGATCGATATTGTTGGAGTTAATGATTTAACCGATACCAAAACACTTGCTCACCTGTTCAAATATGATTCTTCTCAGGGGATTTATGCCGGGGATGTTTCAGCGGATGGTGATACTATTAATATTGATAGCTTAAGCTTTAAAGTTACTGCAGAGCGAGATCCGGCAAACCTTAATTGGGGCGATCTTGGTGTAGACGTAGTAATCGAATCAACCGGATTTTTTGTTGATAAAGACGGAGCAAGCAAACACCTTGCGGCTGGTGCAAAAAAAGTAATCATCTCTGCTCCTGCGAAAGGAGAGGTTAAAACAGTGGTACTAGGAGTAAATGAAGATGTAATTGATGCCGATACTGCTATTTACTCTAACGCAAGTTGTACAACTAACTGCCTTGCTCCAATGGTAAAAGTATTGGATGATGCTTTCGGAGTGGTAAAAGGTTTTATGACAACCATTCACTCTTACACTGGTGATCAAAGAATTTTGGATGCACCACACAGAGACTTGAGAAGAGCAAGAGCTGCGGCTATTAATATTATTCCAACCTCAACAGGCGCTGCTAAAGCTGTTGGTTTAGTACTTCCTCATTTAAATGGTAAGCTTGATGGCGGAGCTGTCCGTGTTCCAACCCCAACGGGATCACTTACTGACTTTGTTTGCGAAGTAAGTAAAGAAACTACTATTGAAGAAGTAAATGCTGCTTTTAAAGCTGCTGCTGAAGGTAGTTTAAATGGAATTCTTGAGTATACTACTGATCCAATTGTATCTACCGATATTATTGGGAACCCACATTCAAATATTCTTGACAGTCAACTTACTAAAGTGGATGGCACTTTAGTTAAAGTAATTGGCTGGTACGACAACGAAGCAGGATATGCAAATCGAACTGCAGATTTGATTTCGAAGATCGTGTAA